The proteins below come from a single Pseudarthrobacter sp. SSS035 genomic window:
- a CDS encoding aromatic acid/H+ symport family MFS transporter, which produces MNHTLPAAAPRRSSSGAPAPTSAGGQASRFSKGSAAAVLVCWLLVVFDGYDLIVYGTVQSALISDTGWGLSKATAGTIGSMAFVGMMIGAIFAGRMADSWGRRRTVLGCAVVFSAFTVLCAFAPNAAIFGILRLLAGIGLGGLVPSANALVAELVPAKWRSLIATLMMSGVPIGGSIAALVGIGLIPAFGWEAMFLVAVLALVIVVPLGLKYLPETLAPSGAGDRPSPGKTDGATGKEPSGFKSLLRAPYLGVSILFAVSTIATLFAWYGLGTWLPNLMQLAGYNLGSALTFALALNLGAVAGSVLTAWAGTRFGPMPTAIAAAAVAAGALVVLVTGPPVGAVYFMLVLAGVGTHGTQCLIIAAVASHYPGHLRGTALGWALGMGRIGAVAAPQVGGLLLAAGLGVNSNFLAFAGAAAIAAILLAAVGLKLKSKSLQPSTGASNV; this is translated from the coding sequence ATGAATCACACACTTCCTGCTGCAGCGCCGCGGCGATCTTCCTCCGGGGCCCCTGCCCCCACGTCCGCCGGCGGGCAGGCATCCCGTTTCTCCAAAGGCTCGGCCGCCGCAGTGCTCGTCTGCTGGCTGCTCGTCGTCTTCGACGGCTATGACCTGATCGTTTACGGCACCGTCCAGTCCGCCCTGATCTCGGACACCGGCTGGGGACTGAGCAAGGCCACCGCCGGAACCATCGGATCCATGGCTTTCGTCGGCATGATGATCGGCGCCATCTTCGCCGGCCGGATGGCCGACTCCTGGGGACGCCGCCGGACCGTCCTCGGCTGCGCGGTGGTCTTCTCCGCCTTCACGGTCCTTTGCGCCTTCGCTCCGAACGCGGCCATCTTCGGCATCCTGCGGCTCCTCGCCGGCATCGGGCTCGGCGGTCTGGTGCCCTCGGCAAATGCGCTCGTGGCCGAACTGGTCCCCGCCAAATGGCGGTCGCTCATCGCCACCCTAATGATGTCCGGTGTCCCGATCGGCGGGTCCATCGCCGCCCTCGTTGGCATCGGTCTGATCCCTGCTTTCGGCTGGGAAGCCATGTTCCTTGTGGCCGTGCTGGCCCTGGTGATTGTGGTGCCGCTGGGACTGAAATACCTGCCGGAGACACTGGCCCCGTCCGGCGCCGGAGATAGGCCCAGCCCTGGGAAAACCGACGGCGCCACGGGCAAGGAGCCCTCAGGCTTCAAGTCCCTGCTCCGCGCCCCCTACCTGGGCGTCAGCATTCTGTTCGCCGTCTCCACCATTGCCACGCTGTTCGCCTGGTACGGGCTGGGCACCTGGCTGCCCAACCTGATGCAGCTGGCCGGCTACAACCTGGGCTCCGCCCTGACCTTCGCCCTTGCCCTGAACCTGGGCGCTGTGGCCGGCTCGGTGCTGACAGCGTGGGCCGGGACGCGGTTCGGTCCCATGCCCACCGCCATCGCCGCAGCCGCCGTCGCGGCAGGTGCACTGGTGGTCCTGGTGACCGGACCGCCCGTCGGAGCTGTCTACTTCATGCTGGTCCTTGCCGGCGTCGGAACCCACGGCACACAGTGCCTCATCATCGCCGCGGTGGCGAGCCACTATCCCGGGCACCTGCGCGGCACCGCGCTGGGCTGGGCGCTGGGCATGGGCCGCATCGGCGCCGTCGCCGCACCGCAGGTGGGCGGCCTCCTGCTGGCCGCCGGGCTGGGCGTCAACTCCAACTTCCTCGCCTTCGCCGGAGCCGCCGCCATCGCCGCGATCCTGCTGGCCGCCGTCGGCCTCAAACTCAAGTCAAAATCCCTTCAACCATCCACAGGAGCAAGCAATGTCTGA
- a CDS encoding IclR family transcriptional regulator, producing the protein MSAPARTSAQKRPVQKRPTYSIEAVDNALQLLQLLRDGGTLRLKDAAAELGVAPSTAHRLLAMLVYRGFAVQDENRRYVPGPAMGVGPAGLGWTRLLRSLAQPHMELLSAQLNETVNLMVRVGTKVRFLATVEGNNVLRVGDRQGQVMPANKTSGGKAMLGELEPPMIEQLFRSNNAEIGGDTIPSAEYPAFLRELESIRSNGFAANFEGTEDGVSALGIALHNRHGHVVGALSVATPATRFRRVFDAGLVPALRETCRQLEIDIAANPAEPD; encoded by the coding sequence GTGTCGGCCCCGGCCCGGACCTCGGCCCAGAAAAGGCCCGTGCAAAAGCGGCCCACCTACTCCATCGAGGCAGTGGACAACGCCCTGCAGCTCCTTCAGCTGCTGCGCGACGGCGGGACGCTGCGGCTCAAGGATGCTGCCGCGGAGCTGGGCGTGGCCCCGTCCACGGCCCACCGCCTCCTGGCGATGCTGGTTTACCGGGGGTTCGCGGTGCAGGACGAAAACCGGCGTTACGTTCCGGGGCCGGCGATGGGCGTGGGCCCTGCCGGACTGGGCTGGACCCGGCTGCTCCGCTCCCTCGCCCAGCCGCACATGGAGCTACTCTCCGCCCAACTCAACGAGACGGTCAACCTCATGGTCCGGGTGGGCACAAAAGTGCGTTTCCTCGCCACCGTGGAAGGCAACAACGTGCTGCGCGTCGGGGACCGGCAGGGACAGGTAATGCCGGCGAACAAAACCTCCGGAGGCAAGGCCATGCTTGGCGAACTGGAACCGCCAATGATCGAACAGCTCTTCCGCAGCAACAATGCCGAAATTGGCGGGGACACGATTCCTTCCGCGGAGTACCCGGCGTTCCTGCGCGAGCTTGAGTCCATCCGCAGCAACGGCTTCGCGGCCAACTTTGAAGGCACAGAGGATGGCGTGAGTGCCCTCGGCATCGCGCTGCACAACCGCCACGGGCACGTAGTCGGCGCGCTCAGCGTCGCCACTCCCGCGACCCGGTTCCGCAGGGTGTTCGACGCCGGGCTCGTCCCCGCCCTGCGGGAGACCTGCCGGCAGCTGGAGATCGATATCGCGGCTAACCCGGCAGAGCCGGACTGA